A genomic stretch from Nocardia wallacei includes:
- a CDS encoding TetR/AcrR family transcriptional regulator — MPRDAVTTPHSRARRGRPPQTPEQADEVRARIVLAAADVFTAHGSRGLSVARIIDRAGLARPTFYRYFANAEAPLHVLLTASNEGLVGGIREALENSDEPVQLGIGIIDAYLDWARGHGAMLRPVFAELHDPASPVSTYREEAFDDIRALVRAKFADLGRPLPSPLDLDTALQVCEFVVYRVSAAAAPGGEPRPEEVAAARLTMIRSVLVTLGRREDVELALTIPGIFEPAG, encoded by the coding sequence ATGCCGCGCGACGCTGTGACCACACCGCACAGCCGCGCCCGCCGCGGCCGCCCGCCCCAGACCCCCGAGCAGGCCGACGAGGTGCGCGCCCGGATCGTGCTGGCGGCCGCGGACGTGTTCACCGCGCACGGCTCACGCGGGCTCAGTGTCGCGCGCATCATCGATCGCGCGGGTCTCGCCCGGCCGACGTTCTACCGGTATTTCGCCAATGCCGAAGCGCCGCTGCACGTTCTGCTCACCGCCTCCAACGAGGGACTGGTCGGCGGCATCCGCGAGGCGCTGGAGAACTCCGACGAGCCGGTGCAGCTGGGCATCGGCATCATCGACGCCTATCTCGACTGGGCGCGCGGCCACGGGGCCATGCTGCGCCCGGTCTTCGCCGAGCTGCACGATCCGGCGTCACCCGTGTCGACCTACCGCGAGGAGGCGTTCGATGACATCCGGGCGCTGGTCCGCGCGAAGTTCGCCGACCTGGGCCGCCCGCTGCCCAGCCCGCTGGACCTCGATACGGCGCTGCAGGTCTGCGAATTCGTGGTGTACCGGGTGTCCGCGGCCGCCGCGCCGGGCGGGGAACCGCGGCCGGAGGAGGTGGCCGCGGCCCGGCTGACGATGATCCGCAGTGTGCTGGTCACGCTCGGCCGGCGCGAGGACGTCGAACTCGCGCTGACGATTCCCGGCATCTTCGAGCCGGCCGGCTGA